The DNA region AGGCTGGTGGACCTGAGGAAAACGCCGAAGGGGGTCAGCCTGTCCCGATCTGGTAGAGGGGCCCCGTCGCTCCCATGGAGGTCCCTCATGGTCCTGAACTTGTACAGGGTGAAGGGCTTGCCCTCAAGGCCGGGACGCACCTGCCTGAAGATCACTGGTGATCCCAGCTTGATCCTGACCAGCAGGCCCACCAGCAACATCAAGGGCCAAAGAAGGAGCAGCCCCAGGGAGGCCAGCAGCAGATCCATAAGCCTCTTGCCAAACCGGAGGTACACCCCTCAATCCCCCCCGGGGCCAATGCCCTCCAAACGGCTGGTCGGGATCGCCTCCGACAGGATCCGCCTTATGGCTTCCTGGTCCCCAACCTCCGCAGCAAAGCTGAGACGTTGGATGACCTGGTCCAGCTCCAGACCCATATGCTCCGTCCTGGCCACGAAGATCTTACTGTGCCGGCTGGCCTCGGTTCCCTCCTCGGCGGTCAAGAGCTCCTCGTACAGCTTCTCTCCCGGGCGACGGCCGGTGAACTCTATACGGATGTCCCTATCGGGCTCCAAGCCCGATAGGCGGATCAGGTCCCTCGCCATGTCCACGATCCTCACCGGTTCCCCCATGTCCAACACGAACACCGCCCCGTTCATCCCCATGCCCCCCGCCTGAAGCACCAGCTGCGCCGCCTCCGGGATGGTCATAAAGTAGCGTACCATCTCCGGATCGGTAACCGTAACCGGTCCTCCGCGTCGGATCTGCTCCTTGAACAGGGGGACCACGCTCCCTCGACTGCCCAGCACGTTGCCGAACCGAACCGACACGTAAGCTCCGCCCGGAGGCACCCGGTCCGCCACCCGGCGTACCACCATCTCCGCCAGCCGCTTGGATGCTCCCATCACCGACGTTGGGTTCACCGCCTTGTCGGTGGATATGTTGACCAGGGTTGATACACCAGCCTCAATGCAACACTCCACCACGTTCAGCGTCCCCAGCACGTTGTTCTTTACCGCCTCCTCCGGGTGTTCCTCCATCATGGGAACGTGCTTGTGGGCCGCCGCGTGAAACACCACCGATGGACGGTAACGGGCTATAACCCTTCCGAGTCTGGTCCTGTCCCTCACGTCCGCAACTACGGTGACGAAGGGAGGCACCGGGTCCATCCCCTTTAGCTCCATCTCAAGTTGGTGCAGGCTGTTCTCCCCTCGACCGAGGAGCACCAGGAGCGACGGACCGAAGGGGATCGCTTGTCGGACCAACTCGCTTCCTATCGATCCTCCTGCGCCGGTTATCATAACCCGCTGACCTCGCAGGTAGCTGCCGATCTCATCCAGGTCCAGCCGCACCGCCTCACGGCGAAGCAGGTCCTCCACCTCCACGTCCCTCACCAGGTCCAGGGAGACCCGGCCGGAGAGGACCTCCGCTATGGCGGGGATTATCCTGGCCCGGACCCGCCTGGATGAGGCCTGCTCCATGACGAGCCTCACCGCCGAACCCGGGGCGGATGGCATCGCGATCAAAACCTCGCTGGCCCCGAACCGGTCCAGCACCTCCCCAAGCTGGTCCAGCGTCCCCGCCACAGGCACGCCCAGGATGGTCATCTTCAGCTTCGCCGGGTCATCGTCCAGAAAGGCCGCTACCCTCATGCCGCAGGACCGGTTTCTCTGGATCTCCCGGGCCAACGACGTGCCTGCGGATCCCGCTCCGGCTATGACCACCGGCCTGAGGTGGGACCCGCTATGCCCCTCCCGTTCGTGAAAACCCCGGGCCAGAAGCCTAATGCCCCCCCACAAGAGGAGAGTGATGGCCCCGTCAATGAAGGGTATCCCCCGGGGGAGGGGCATGTTTGCGGGGCCCAGTACGAAGCCCACCCCGGACATGATCACCACGAAGGCGACCATGACCTTCAGAAGCTGGATCAGATCCGGCACCGAGGAGTTCCGCCAGGACTGGCGCCATGTGCCCAACCAAAGGATCAGACCCAGCTTAGTGGCCGTCGCCAGGATAGAGTAGGGGACCAGCGATGGGGCGAAATTGACCGGCAGCGGCAGATCCAGCCTGAGGACGAAGGTTGCGAGGGACGAAACGAGAGCACAGGCCACATCCAGCAGGATCTTGCGAACCGCCGACGTGTGGGCGGGGAGCGATTTCTTCATTGATCGTACATCTTCCTCCTCATCAGCAGCTGCTCGGTGGGGACCGGCCTAAGCAGCCGGGCGGGGACTCCCGCCACGATCACCCCGGCGGGAACGTCCCGAGTGACCACGCTGCCCGCTCCCACCAGGGCGTCCTCGCCGATCTGAACGCCGGGAAGGAGTGTGGCGTTGCCGCCTATCCGAGCCCCCCTAAGCAGCGTTGGGCCCCCGCTGGACCTGCTCCGATCCCGGGTCTCCCCGAGAAGATTGTCGTTGGTGAACGTAACCTCCGGGGCGATGAAGCAGTGGTCCCCTATGTTGGAAAGGGCAGTAACGTAGGCCTCCGCCTCGATCTTGACCTTCCGACCGATGGTTACCTTATTTTCTATTGTAACCCCCCGGCAGATCACCGTCATCTCCCCGATGGTCACGTCCTCCCGGACGCTAACCAGGTCCCCTATCTGGACCAGCTGGTTTATCAGGGCACCCCGGTAGATGACGCACAGAGAACCGATGGTCACGTTGGGGGCCACCACCAGGGGGGGCAACTCCCTGGGGGTCCCCCCATCGGCGGGGGCGGTACGCCCCAGCACCGTGTTGGACCCTATACGGCACCCGGGGCCTATCCTGACCCCCCTATGGATCACCACGTTGTGTCCTATACTCACGTTGGGACCTATCAGCACGTCTTCTTCGATTACCACCCCGAAGCCCATGACCACGCTGTCGTCCACGGTGGAGCGCGGATCCACGTAACGGCCCTCCATCTTCACACCCCCAGTAGCCGTCTCACCCTCCGGGCCAGGTCCACCGCCCCGTAGGTTATGATCACCGAACAGCCCGCTCGCTTGACGCAAAGGTGATACTCCAGGTAAGCATCCTCCCTAAGCAACCCCGCCGATATGGCACCGGCCAGCATGGAGTGCTCGCCGCTAACCACGTAGCCCCCCAGGGGTAACCGGGCCTCCTCCCGCAGGTCCCTCACCACGTCCAGCGACGTCCCCGCGGGCTTCACGATCAACAGATCCGCCCCCTCATCCTGGTCCATCAGGGCGTCCCTTATCGCCTCAAGCCGGTTCTCTACCGGCAGTTGGTGGCTCCTCCGGTCCCCGAAGGCGGGGGTACTCTCCGCCGCATCCCTGAAGGGACCGTAGAAGGCGGAGGCAAACTTGGCAGCGTAGCTCCATACACCAACGTCCGAGAACCCCGATCCATCCAGCTCCTGTCTGATTACGGAAACCCTACCGTCCATCATATCCGACGGGGCCACCGCGTGAGCCCCAGCCT from Thermanaerovibrio acidaminovorans DSM 6589 includes:
- a CDS encoding polysaccharide biosynthesis protein; this translates as MKKSLPAHTSAVRKILLDVACALVSSLATFVLRLDLPLPVNFAPSLVPYSILATATKLGLILWLGTWRQSWRNSSVPDLIQLLKVMVAFVVIMSGVGFVLGPANMPLPRGIPFIDGAITLLLWGGIRLLARGFHEREGHSGSHLRPVVIAGAGSAGTSLAREIQRNRSCGMRVAAFLDDDPAKLKMTILGVPVAGTLDQLGEVLDRFGASEVLIAMPSAPGSAVRLVMEQASSRRVRARIIPAIAEVLSGRVSLDLVRDVEVEDLLRREAVRLDLDEIGSYLRGQRVMITGAGGSIGSELVRQAIPFGPSLLVLLGRGENSLHQLEMELKGMDPVPPFVTVVADVRDRTRLGRVIARYRPSVVFHAAAHKHVPMMEEHPEEAVKNNVLGTLNVVECCIEAGVSTLVNISTDKAVNPTSVMGASKRLAEMVVRRVADRVPPGGAYVSVRFGNVLGSRGSVVPLFKEQIRRGGPVTVTDPEMVRYFMTIPEAAQLVLQAGGMGMNGAVFVLDMGEPVRIVDMARDLIRLSGLEPDRDIRIEFTGRRPGEKLYEELLTAEEGTEASRHSKIFVARTEHMGLELDQVIQRLSFAAEVGDQEAIRRILSEAIPTSRLEGIGPGGD
- a CDS encoding acyltransferase produces the protein MEGRYVDPRSTVDDSVVMGFGVVIEEDVLIGPNVSIGHNVVIHRGVRIGPGCRIGSNTVLGRTAPADGGTPRELPPLVVAPNVTIGSLCVIYRGALINQLVQIGDLVSVREDVTIGEMTVICRGVTIENKVTIGRKVKIEAEAYVTALSNIGDHCFIAPEVTFTNDNLLGETRDRSRSSGGPTLLRGARIGGNATLLPGVQIGEDALVGAGSVVTRDVPAGVIVAGVPARLLRPVPTEQLLMRRKMYDQ
- the hemB gene encoding porphobilinogen synthase, with protein sequence MTGSFPQSRCRRNRLYPTIRQALMETVITPSNLVLPLFVVPGESVEEPVSSMPGVQRWSVDRLGKPVEEAMEAGVRCFLLFGIPSYKDPDGTSADRLDQPVQRALRLLRDRYPEAYLVGDVCLCEYTSHGHCGIIKEGNIDNDLTLKRLASVALSHAEAGAHAVAPSDMMDGRVSVIRQELDGSGFSDVGVWSYAAKFASAFYGPFRDAAESTPAFGDRRSHQLPVENRLEAIRDALMDQDEGADLLIVKPAGTSLDVVRDLREEARLPLGGYVVSGEHSMLAGAISAGLLREDAYLEYHLCVKRAGCSVIITYGAVDLARRVRRLLGV